The Verrucomicrobiota bacterium genome includes a window with the following:
- a CDS encoding prephenate dehydrogenase/arogenate dehydrogenase family protein, whose translation MEIDTNKEPYHRFETVCVLAVGLLGASVAMACKKYRIAKKVHVWSRRASSRARLSEQPWCDEVFSEPQEAAAAADLVVICSPVDFIVQLYKEIKPSLKPHALVTDVGSTKSMICRQAKSEEADQVHFIGAHPMAGSEKTGMDFADEDLFLNNPCIVTPLENSNDSAVQRVVQFWKSLGAVTFIRTPEDHDEIVAHISHLPHLIASSLCQFLDKKPDNWLQLTSSGLRDTTRIAAGDPTMWKAIIETNQEEIKRALSKYQDELQRIHSALTNGNMLEIVSILEKGKQYRDRLS comes from the coding sequence TTGGAAATCGATACAAATAAAGAACCCTATCACCGTTTTGAAACCGTGTGCGTCCTTGCAGTCGGCCTTTTGGGTGCGTCTGTCGCTATGGCATGCAAAAAATATCGAATTGCAAAAAAAGTTCACGTTTGGTCTCGCAGGGCAAGCAGCCGGGCAAGACTGTCGGAACAACCTTGGTGTGATGAAGTGTTTTCTGAGCCGCAAGAAGCGGCTGCAGCAGCAGACTTGGTTGTGATATGCTCGCCAGTCGATTTTATCGTTCAACTATATAAGGAGATCAAACCGTCGCTAAAACCCCATGCTTTGGTTACTGATGTGGGAAGCACCAAGAGCATGATCTGTCGCCAGGCAAAATCAGAAGAAGCGGATCAGGTGCATTTCATCGGTGCGCATCCCATGGCTGGCTCAGAAAAGACAGGAATGGACTTTGCCGACGAAGACCTCTTTTTGAACAACCCCTGTATTGTTACTCCACTTGAGAATTCTAACGACTCCGCCGTCCAGAGAGTCGTCCAATTTTGGAAATCACTGGGAGCAGTTACGTTTATAAGAACGCCGGAAGATCATGATGAAATCGTAGCCCACATAAGCCACTTGCCCCACCTTATCGCTTCGAGTCTTTGTCAATTCCTGGATAAGAAACCAGACAATTGGTTACAACTAACCAGTTCCGGGTTGCGTGACACAACGCGGATTGCGGCTGGTGACCCGACCATGTGGAAAGCAATTATTGAAACGAATCAGGAGGAGATCAAACGAGCCCTCTCCAAATACCAGGATGAGCTACAGCGTATTCATTCAGCTCTTACGAACGGGAATATGCTGGAAATTGTATCCATCCTCGAAAAAGGGAAGCAATACCGAGACCGCCTCTCTTAA
- a CDS encoding bifunctional class I SAM-dependent methyltransferase/glycosyltransferase family 2 protein — protein MSFKEHFDWVAENDSGPRNAQRSFHSQIQGILRYHIPEKSRVLEWGCGPGELLESLKPSRGLGVDLSPKMIERARGERDLPNLEFREGDLHTDEIDEEFDAVIMDYLPGYLQDIHASISNLRKSCHPRTRLYVLSLNQVYKPLLGMAKWLGLVTKQPESNWLSKTDLCNILELNGFEVLTKTTEQMFPFRVPLLSGFFNRFLVRLPFFRHLGMSNLIVARPTVKPRLEGDISCSVIVPARNESGNVLAALERIPTLGKQTEIIFVEGNSTDDTWDVIQRETAAYKGPHKIKILQQPGKGKWDAVFAGFTVAEGDVLVIQDADLTAPPEDLPKFYEAIAEGRAEFANGCRLVYPMESEAMRFLNLLGNKFFAVALSFVLGQDFKDSLCGTKMMLRTDYQRLLKRIRILGDFDPFGDFNLLFGSAMLDLKIRDILVRYKDRSYGDTNISRFSHGWILLKMTFFGLRKIKFSSVDHTKQH, from the coding sequence ATGAGTTTCAAAGAACACTTTGACTGGGTCGCTGAAAACGATTCCGGTCCCCGCAACGCGCAGCGTTCATTTCACTCCCAGATTCAGGGGATTCTTAGGTATCATATTCCGGAAAAATCGAGGGTACTCGAATGGGGTTGTGGCCCTGGCGAGCTTCTGGAATCACTCAAGCCTTCCCGAGGACTTGGAGTGGATCTGAGTCCAAAGATGATTGAGCGAGCCAGAGGCGAACGCGACCTTCCCAACCTCGAGTTTCGCGAGGGCGATTTACATACCGATGAAATCGATGAAGAGTTTGACGCGGTTATTATGGATTATCTACCGGGATATTTACAGGATATCCATGCCAGCATTTCCAACCTGCGCAAGTCGTGTCATCCTCGCACTCGCTTGTATGTTTTGTCGCTTAATCAAGTCTACAAGCCGTTGTTAGGTATGGCGAAATGGCTTGGCCTTGTGACGAAACAGCCTGAAAGCAATTGGCTGAGCAAAACAGACCTCTGCAACATACTTGAACTCAATGGATTTGAAGTGCTTACGAAGACGACCGAGCAAATGTTTCCATTTCGCGTTCCTTTATTGAGTGGATTCTTCAATCGCTTTTTAGTGCGGCTTCCATTCTTTCGACATTTGGGAATGTCCAATTTAATTGTGGCACGTCCTACCGTTAAACCACGGCTGGAAGGTGATATTTCCTGTTCAGTAATCGTACCTGCGCGAAATGAGTCCGGCAATGTTCTAGCGGCCCTTGAACGCATACCCACGCTTGGGAAGCAAACGGAAATAATCTTTGTCGAAGGTAATAGTACCGACGATACGTGGGATGTAATTCAACGCGAAACCGCTGCCTACAAAGGTCCTCACAAAATAAAAATTCTTCAGCAGCCCGGAAAAGGGAAATGGGACGCGGTCTTCGCCGGTTTTACAGTCGCTGAAGGAGATGTGTTGGTGATTCAGGATGCCGACTTAACAGCTCCACCCGAAGACTTACCCAAATTTTATGAAGCGATCGCTGAGGGTAGGGCAGAATTCGCCAACGGCTGTCGCCTTGTTTATCCGATGGAGTCAGAAGCCATGCGCTTCCTGAATCTTCTGGGAAATAAATTCTTCGCCGTAGCTTTGAGTTTTGTCCTTGGCCAAGATTTTAAGGATAGTCTGTGCGGAACAAAAATGATGCTTCGGACTGACTACCAACGGCTGTTAAAACGCATCCGTATTCTTGGCGATTTTGACCCGTTTGGCGATTTCAATCTCCTGTTCGGTAGTGCCATGCTTGATCTGAAAATTCGGGACATCCTGGTACGCTACAAAGATCGGTCTTATGGAGATACCAACATATCACGGTTCAGCCACGGGTGGATTTTGTTGAAGATGACCTTCTTTGGATTGAGGAAAATAAAATTTTCTTCGGTCGATCACACAAAACAGCATTAA
- a CDS encoding DUF1343 domain-containing protein has protein sequence MPTPSFRNFFFNSSFAFALILFGLNSGQLEAASKIMLGIDVLESTDYSILKGKRIGLLTHKAGVNRYGVSSIDLLNRSNVVNLKALYGPEHGIDGVAVADEKVKSGIHKKTGLPVFSLYGEHRKPAPSMLEGIDVMVIDLQDVGVRSYTYVACMKLTMEACFENNKQVIVLDRPNPLGGIKVDGPPLEEIWESYVGPFPTPYLHGLTIGEIARMAKATKGWLDVEDSIRQRGQLTILSMRGWNRNMLWPDTGLQWVATSPNIPDLSAVLGYPMTGLGAQIGGFKHGIGTQYPFRLLTFEGVSPKNLQQRLSQMNIPGLRFEEKSFIQSNGKLGIGVYTAVTDYNSLRPTELSFYMMKLAAEFQGTNPFSNVPFSQENLFNKHVGSSAWWKALSTQGARVNVAAWVNEWEKQAKAYREKTKPYFLYK, from the coding sequence ATGCCGACTCCGTCATTCAGAAACTTTTTTTTCAACTCCAGCTTTGCTTTCGCGCTTATACTCTTCGGGCTGAATTCCGGCCAGCTGGAAGCCGCTTCAAAAATCATGCTGGGGATCGATGTGCTCGAATCCACAGACTATTCCATTTTAAAGGGAAAAAGAATTGGCCTCCTGACTCACAAAGCCGGCGTGAATCGGTACGGAGTGAGCAGCATTGATTTGTTGAATCGATCAAATGTGGTTAACCTGAAAGCCCTCTACGGACCGGAACATGGGATCGATGGAGTTGCGGTTGCAGACGAGAAAGTGAAAAGCGGAATTCACAAGAAAACAGGCCTACCTGTTTTTTCTCTATACGGTGAGCACCGAAAGCCAGCACCATCCATGCTTGAGGGGATCGACGTGATGGTCATCGATCTGCAGGACGTGGGAGTTCGCTCGTACACTTACGTTGCCTGCATGAAGCTGACAATGGAGGCTTGTTTTGAAAATAATAAGCAGGTCATTGTCCTCGATCGACCCAACCCGTTGGGAGGAATCAAAGTAGACGGCCCGCCTCTGGAAGAAATATGGGAGAGTTATGTGGGCCCGTTTCCAACGCCTTATTTGCATGGACTGACCATAGGTGAAATTGCACGCATGGCCAAGGCGACCAAAGGTTGGTTGGATGTAGAAGATTCCATCCGACAACGTGGCCAACTTACCATCCTATCCATGCGCGGTTGGAATCGTAACATGCTTTGGCCAGATACGGGTCTTCAATGGGTGGCAACGTCTCCCAACATTCCTGATCTCTCAGCTGTTCTGGGATACCCCATGACCGGACTCGGTGCTCAGATCGGCGGATTTAAACATGGCATCGGGACCCAGTACCCCTTTCGTCTGCTCACCTTTGAGGGAGTGTCTCCCAAGAATCTTCAACAGCGGCTCAGCCAAATGAATATACCCGGCCTTCGTTTTGAAGAAAAGAGCTTTATCCAGTCCAACGGGAAACTGGGCATCGGCGTTTATACGGCGGTGACCGATTACAACAGCTTAAGGCCCACCGAGTTGAGCTTTTACATGATGAAGCTCGCAGCAGAATTCCAGGGTACGAATCCCTTCAGCAATGTGCCATTTTCCCAAGAGAACCTTTTCAACAAACACGTCGGATCTTCTGCGTGGTGGAAAGCCCTGTCCACCCAGGGAGCTCGAGTAAACGTAGCTGCTTGGGTCAATGAATGGGAGAAACAGGCGAAAGCCTACCGGGAGAAGACAAAGCCATACTTTCTGTATAAGTGA
- a CDS encoding VTT domain-containing protein: protein MGDWINKQKLLVLVGVLFLGALCLWGLLSFTDIGIDDLKSWINFWIEELQTWPALLFFLMVAILPLLGFPISPLVIIASIRFGIAGAIPFVLSALAVNFILAYWISTKLLHNFIQKIVARWNYELPRVKEGDAVKWIFVIRLCGAPLVAQNYVLGLSYVPFWPYLWISMVAQAPIIIGVIIFGDSFFSGNIGKALLGLGLLVVAFIAISYFRKRYAQPEPGSADTAGG, encoded by the coding sequence ATGGGAGATTGGATCAATAAGCAAAAATTATTAGTATTAGTCGGTGTTTTGTTCTTGGGAGCATTGTGTCTTTGGGGCCTGCTTTCTTTTACCGATATCGGGATAGATGATCTCAAATCCTGGATTAACTTCTGGATTGAGGAACTTCAAACTTGGCCCGCCCTTCTGTTCTTTTTGATGGTCGCGATTCTTCCTCTATTGGGGTTTCCCATTTCGCCCTTGGTTATCATAGCCAGCATCCGATTTGGAATTGCGGGTGCCATACCCTTTGTCCTTTCGGCTCTCGCGGTAAATTTTATTCTGGCCTATTGGATCAGCACCAAGCTGCTGCACAATTTTATTCAGAAAATTGTGGCTCGCTGGAATTACGAGCTGCCACGTGTGAAGGAGGGCGATGCAGTTAAATGGATATTTGTCATTCGCCTGTGCGGTGCTCCATTGGTCGCGCAAAATTATGTGCTTGGTCTGTCCTACGTTCCATTTTGGCCTTACTTATGGATCTCCATGGTGGCTCAGGCTCCAATAATAATTGGCGTCATTATCTTTGGAGATTCCTTCTTTTCCGGAAACATTGGCAAAGCGCTTTTGGGATTGGGCCTGCTTGTCGTTGCCTTTATTGCCATTTCCTATTTCAGAAAACGTTATGCACAACCAGAACCAGGATCTGCTGATACCGCCGGCGGATGA
- the xseA gene encoding exodeoxyribonuclease VII large subunit: MHNQNQDLLIPPADEIASVSEFTQKVKYLLETEIGGAWIRGEVSNLRRQSSGHVYFSLKDEGSQVTSVMFRNDALKQSVDLEDGMQVIVFGQISVYEPRGNYQLIVRLVVMDGLGRLQQEFERLKVRLQKEGLFDAETKKKIPSFPRAVGIITSPTGAAVQDFIRILKRREWVGHVIVLPAKVQGEGSASEIAGMIDFAQKLSGLELLVVGRGGGSLEDLWAFNEEVVVRAIHRSGIPVISAVGHEIDFTLSDFVADLRAETPSAAAEIISTDYLQLIDRFDSAADNLSYWVQEGLSSRKEALEVNRRHLDLLSPVGRIEQGQLRLDDLTNRMKGVLTSEILKNQNRLKEMNHKVKSMDPLPRIERYRVYVEALGRRADTQINTRVLQSRSRYLQSESLLRSLSPVSILNRGYAIVRDDVGRPIVSKKSIQPGDKVRVQFKDGEVPLIGD, translated from the coding sequence ATGCACAACCAGAACCAGGATCTGCTGATACCGCCGGCGGATGAGATCGCTTCGGTCTCGGAATTCACTCAGAAAGTAAAGTACCTGCTCGAGACTGAAATCGGGGGTGCTTGGATTCGTGGTGAAGTATCCAACCTGCGTCGCCAGTCGAGCGGCCATGTTTATTTTTCCCTTAAAGACGAGGGTAGCCAGGTAACTTCCGTTATGTTTCGAAACGATGCTTTGAAGCAAAGTGTCGATCTTGAAGATGGCATGCAGGTGATTGTATTTGGGCAAATCAGTGTTTATGAGCCGAGGGGAAATTACCAGTTGATCGTTCGTTTGGTCGTCATGGATGGTCTCGGTCGTTTGCAGCAGGAGTTTGAACGGTTGAAGGTGCGCTTGCAGAAAGAGGGATTATTTGATGCGGAGACAAAAAAGAAGATCCCCAGCTTTCCACGTGCGGTTGGAATTATCACATCACCTACCGGGGCGGCTGTGCAGGATTTTATCCGCATTCTAAAACGCCGCGAATGGGTTGGGCACGTTATTGTTTTACCAGCAAAAGTTCAGGGTGAAGGCTCAGCCTCTGAGATTGCAGGCATGATTGATTTTGCACAAAAACTGTCTGGACTGGAACTACTGGTGGTTGGTCGTGGTGGAGGTAGTCTGGAGGATTTGTGGGCTTTTAATGAAGAGGTGGTTGTGCGGGCGATTCATAGGTCCGGCATTCCTGTTATATCGGCTGTGGGCCATGAGATTGATTTCACCTTATCTGATTTTGTTGCCGATCTCCGCGCGGAAACACCATCCGCAGCAGCAGAAATTATTAGCACCGATTACCTGCAGCTTATTGATCGCTTTGACTCCGCGGCCGACAATCTTAGCTATTGGGTTCAGGAAGGATTGAGTTCCAGGAAGGAAGCACTTGAGGTAAATCGGCGACACCTGGATTTGCTTTCTCCGGTTGGTCGGATTGAGCAGGGGCAACTAAGATTGGACGATCTTACCAACCGGATGAAGGGTGTACTGACTTCCGAGATCCTTAAGAATCAGAACCGACTGAAGGAAATGAATCACAAGGTAAAGAGTATGGATCCGTTACCAAGAATTGAACGATACCGCGTTTATGTGGAGGCACTGGGTCGCCGTGCTGATACTCAAATAAATACCAGGGTTCTTCAAAGTAGAAGTCGCTATTTGCAATCGGAGTCTCTTCTCAGATCCCTCAGTCCTGTTTCGATTTTGAATCGTGGATATGCGATTGTTCGAGATGATGTGGGAAGACCGATTGTTTCAAAGAAGTCTATTCAACCGGGCGATAAGGTGAGAGTGCAATTTAAGGACGGTGAAGTTCCTTTGATTGGTGATTAG
- a CDS encoding Gfo/Idh/MocA family oxidoreductase: MNRKLRMGMVGGGRGAFIGAVHRMAANLDGKIELVAGCFSSKAKTSKLSGKDFFLDPSRVYTSYEDMAKKEAALPADQRIDFVSIVVRNNLHVPVATAFLKAGINVICDKPLAFNLKEAKELKKVVEKSGKVFALTHNYTGYPMVKEAREFVKNGKLGRLLKVVSEYPQGYAVGDVDRKGPTKINSWRTDPKVAGASNCMGDIGTHAENLVHYITGLEIDELCAELTAFIPGRQLDDDGNVLIRYKGGAKGILYASQISNGDENALTIRVYGTKASLEWHQEDPNELIIKYADKPRQILRRGNDYLGKAAQNNSRTPFAHPEGFIEAFANVYLAAAEAISDEVSGKKLKKSYDFPNIDDGIYGMAFIESVVKSSNSKAKWTKFPKL; this comes from the coding sequence ATGAATAGAAAACTAAGAATGGGAATGGTCGGCGGTGGCCGAGGTGCATTTATTGGTGCCGTTCACCGTATGGCCGCAAACCTTGACGGAAAAATCGAGCTGGTAGCTGGTTGCTTTTCCTCCAAGGCCAAAACATCGAAATTGTCCGGTAAGGATTTCTTTCTCGATCCATCGCGCGTTTATACCTCCTACGAAGACATGGCGAAAAAGGAAGCGGCTCTTCCTGCAGACCAGCGCATCGATTTCGTGAGCATTGTTGTCCGCAACAATCTACACGTCCCAGTCGCCACAGCGTTCCTCAAGGCCGGTATCAATGTCATTTGTGACAAACCATTGGCCTTTAATTTGAAAGAGGCCAAGGAGCTGAAGAAGGTGGTTGAAAAGTCTGGCAAAGTGTTTGCCCTCACTCACAATTACACGGGTTATCCCATGGTCAAAGAGGCACGCGAGTTTGTTAAAAATGGCAAGCTTGGACGTCTTCTGAAAGTAGTGTCCGAGTATCCACAGGGTTATGCCGTGGGTGACGTTGACCGAAAAGGTCCGACCAAAATAAATTCCTGGCGAACGGATCCCAAAGTCGCGGGAGCTTCTAATTGTATGGGAGACATTGGCACCCATGCCGAGAATCTGGTTCACTACATCACTGGGCTCGAGATTGATGAGCTCTGTGCTGAATTAACCGCGTTTATTCCAGGCCGCCAATTGGACGACGACGGCAATGTCCTGATCCGTTACAAAGGTGGAGCAAAAGGGATTCTTTACGCCTCACAGATTTCCAACGGAGACGAAAACGCCTTAACGATCCGAGTGTACGGAACAAAAGCGTCACTCGAGTGGCATCAGGAAGATCCGAACGAGTTGATTATTAAATACGCGGACAAACCACGTCAGATACTGCGTCGCGGCAATGATTACCTCGGCAAAGCAGCCCAGAATAACTCCCGGACACCGTTTGCCCACCCGGAAGGATTTATTGAGGCATTTGCCAATGTTTACCTCGCTGCCGCCGAAGCCATTTCAGATGAGGTAAGTGGCAAAAAACTGAAGAAGAGCTACGACTTCCCGAATATCGACGACGGCATTTACGGAATGGCGTTTATCGAGTCGGTAGTTAAGTCGAGCAATTCCAAAGCGAAGTGGACCAAGTTTCCAAAGCTGTAA
- a CDS encoding Gfo/Idh/MocA family oxidoreductase, whose translation MSTKIGIIGAGGMAQYHIAGFRQAGAEILAIADMYEPAAQAAAEKYGIPTALGSVEAILAMEELDAISVIVPNKFHAPLVIQVLESGKHAFCEKPPAINAAQVADMQAAAEKAGKHVMFNFNNRARPESYAMKQYVADGTVGKINSAQAKWIRRTGIPGLGGWFTTKALAGGGPLIDLLHMVDLAMFLMDYPEPAYVLGATFDDFITDKNFKGPWGIPDNADGTTDVESAAHGFVTFKTGQVLTMQVSWAEMVKREEVSVVFQGTGAGGKIERLFGIDGLDETGIDSCELYVQENGNSVNREVITEACEDMGRSRSAANFIATIEGKEEPLNTPDQALSLMKVIDALYESASSGKPVAC comes from the coding sequence ATGAGCACAAAAATAGGAATTATCGGAGCCGGAGGAATGGCTCAGTATCACATTGCTGGATTTCGCCAGGCAGGCGCGGAGATTCTGGCCATCGCAGACATGTACGAGCCCGCCGCTCAAGCTGCGGCTGAAAAGTACGGAATCCCCACTGCGCTTGGCAGTGTAGAAGCCATATTAGCGATGGAAGAGTTGGACGCGATCTCCGTCATCGTCCCGAACAAGTTTCACGCACCACTGGTCATTCAGGTATTGGAGTCGGGAAAACATGCCTTCTGTGAAAAACCACCCGCGATAAATGCAGCACAAGTAGCGGACATGCAAGCGGCGGCTGAGAAAGCGGGCAAGCACGTCATGTTCAACTTCAACAACCGCGCCCGCCCTGAGTCCTACGCCATGAAGCAATACGTTGCTGATGGAACGGTTGGAAAAATTAACTCCGCCCAGGCCAAGTGGATTCGCAGAACTGGTATCCCTGGTTTGGGAGGCTGGTTTACTACTAAAGCACTCGCTGGCGGAGGTCCATTGATCGATCTGCTTCACATGGTCGACCTCGCTATGTTCCTGATGGATTATCCAGAACCCGCATACGTCCTGGGTGCAACGTTCGACGATTTTATCACCGACAAAAACTTCAAAGGCCCCTGGGGCATTCCTGACAACGCAGACGGTACAACAGACGTCGAAAGCGCTGCTCATGGATTCGTAACCTTTAAGACCGGTCAGGTTTTGACCATGCAGGTGTCGTGGGCTGAAATGGTTAAACGCGAGGAAGTCTCGGTCGTTTTCCAGGGAACCGGAGCCGGAGGTAAGATCGAACGACTCTTTGGCATAGATGGTTTGGATGAAACCGGCATCGACAGTTGTGAACTCTACGTGCAGGAAAACGGCAACTCGGTAAACCGCGAGGTCATCACAGAAGCCTGCGAGGATATGGGTCGCTCACGATCTGCCGCCAATTTCATCGCAACGATCGAAGGCAAAGAGGAGCCACTGAATACGCCTGATCAAGCACTATCACTGATGAAAGTTATCGATGCGCTCTACGAATCCGCAAGCAGTGGAAAACCAGTGGCATGTTAA
- a CDS encoding sugar phosphate isomerase/epimerase has protein sequence MSRTCTLFTGQWADLPLEELAPKAKAMGYDGLELACWGDHFDVIRANKSKQYLKDKWELLSDNGLTCYAISNHLSGQAICDLVDERHKAILSDQIWGNGNPEGVRKRAARDMITAGKACRKFMDLKPGRKKKDDFPAVVNGFTGSSIWHMLYAFPPTTQAMYEKGYQDFAKRFIPILDAFDAVNVNFALEVHPTEIAFDIASAGRAIDAVKGHKRFGFNYDPSHLGYQGVDYVKFIRDFASRIYHVHMKDVWWGHGDGSVGVFGGHTDFTDPRRYWDFRSLGHGDIDFEEIIVALNDIGYAGPLSVEWEDGRMDRFHGAEEAATFVNAVDFKPNEMAFDAAFDKSNQ, from the coding sequence ATGTCTAGAACATGCACCCTATTCACCGGCCAATGGGCAGATTTGCCCTTGGAAGAACTAGCACCAAAAGCAAAAGCCATGGGTTACGATGGCCTCGAACTCGCCTGCTGGGGAGATCATTTCGATGTCATTCGGGCCAATAAGAGCAAGCAGTACCTCAAAGACAAATGGGAGCTTCTATCGGACAACGGACTCACCTGCTACGCGATTTCCAATCATCTGTCAGGTCAGGCCATTTGCGATCTCGTCGACGAACGCCACAAGGCAATTCTATCCGATCAAATTTGGGGCAATGGAAACCCAGAGGGTGTTCGCAAACGTGCCGCCCGCGACATGATAACTGCAGGCAAGGCTTGTCGCAAATTCATGGACCTGAAACCTGGCCGAAAAAAGAAAGATGATTTTCCAGCCGTAGTGAATGGATTTACAGGATCAAGTATCTGGCACATGCTTTATGCTTTCCCTCCCACTACTCAGGCCATGTACGAGAAAGGCTATCAGGACTTTGCCAAACGCTTTATCCCTATCCTCGATGCATTTGATGCAGTTAATGTTAACTTCGCTTTGGAAGTTCACCCAACTGAAATCGCATTCGACATTGCCTCAGCGGGTCGCGCGATTGATGCGGTTAAAGGACACAAACGATTTGGATTCAACTACGACCCATCCCACCTCGGTTATCAAGGAGTGGACTACGTAAAATTTATCCGCGATTTTGCCAGCCGTATTTACCATGTTCACATGAAGGACGTATGGTGGGGCCATGGTGATGGCTCAGTTGGCGTATTCGGCGGACACACGGACTTTACGGATCCACGACGTTATTGGGATTTCCGTTCGCTGGGGCATGGAGACATCGATTTTGAAGAAATCATCGTTGCACTGAATGACATTGGATATGCAGGTCCACTCTCCGTTGAATGGGAAGACGGACGAATGGATCGTTTCCACGGAGCAGAAGAAGCGGCCACTTTCGTCAATGCGGTCGATTTCAAACCCAATGAAATGGCCTTTGATGCCGCCTTCGATAAGTCCAATCAATAA
- a CDS encoding SDR family NAD(P)-dependent oxidoreductase has protein sequence MESIGKNLEVLGATGIWEYEIDLDQCDLHASKLEATVAEAGPIDIAIIAHGVLPDQQTIQDDFPAIQASIHTNFLSYASLLTVLALYFETRKSGTIASITSVAADRGRKSNFVYGSAKAGASAFTDGLRGRLAASGVHVVNIKPGMVDTPMTRHLKKGLLFASPESVARGIVNAIQKKKSTAYVPGYWRLIMFIVRSIPESIFKKMNF, from the coding sequence TTGGAGAGCATTGGGAAGAACCTCGAGGTTCTGGGCGCAACCGGGATCTGGGAGTATGAAATCGATTTGGACCAATGCGACCTTCACGCCAGCAAACTGGAAGCAACCGTTGCGGAGGCTGGCCCAATAGACATAGCCATCATTGCCCATGGTGTTCTACCTGATCAGCAAACTATCCAGGACGACTTTCCGGCAATTCAGGCATCGATCCATACCAACTTCCTGAGCTATGCTTCTCTTCTAACCGTTTTGGCTCTGTACTTTGAAACACGAAAAAGTGGTACCATTGCTTCGATCACTTCGGTCGCTGCAGACAGGGGAAGAAAGAGTAATTTTGTGTATGGATCAGCCAAAGCAGGGGCCTCTGCTTTTACCGATGGCTTGAGAGGTCGATTAGCCGCCTCGGGAGTGCATGTTGTGAATATTAAGCCGGGAATGGTCGATACTCCGATGACTCGGCATCTCAAGAAGGGTCTACTCTTTGCCTCTCCTGAATCAGTGGCCCGGGGTATTGTAAACGCTATTCAAAAAAAGAAATCTACTGCTTACGTACCCGGATATTGGAGACTTATCATGTTTATCGTCCGTTCAATTCCTGAATCAATTTTTAAGAAAATGAATTTCTAA
- a CDS encoding Fpg/Nei family DNA glycosylase has translation MPELAEVDYFRKQWSPGIGQKIVRVTLHPWTRLYRDMSPVDLAKSLPGSCLIQSQTHGKQMLFRSDRDAWLGVHLGMTGELSFTEDSAYDDHYAHLVIETENGILLFNDPRQFGRVRFDVSPEAPKWWAALPPEVLSKAFNFSYFVSHLNRRKGTQLKPFLLMQDIFPGVGNWMADEILWRASLAPGRRVKSLSPDESRLIFNEVRWVCKHALTIVGDNWGDFPDSWLFNHRWKDGGMCPKTKQSLKRETIGGRTTCWSPAWQQ, from the coding sequence ATGCCCGAACTGGCTGAAGTAGATTATTTCCGGAAACAATGGTCGCCTGGAATCGGCCAAAAGATCGTTCGTGTAACGTTGCATCCGTGGACGCGTTTATATCGCGATATGTCCCCGGTCGATTTGGCAAAATCATTACCGGGTAGTTGTTTGATCCAGTCTCAAACGCATGGGAAGCAGATGTTGTTTCGATCCGATCGAGATGCCTGGCTTGGCGTCCATTTGGGTATGACCGGCGAGTTGAGCTTCACTGAAGATTCCGCGTATGATGACCACTATGCTCATCTGGTTATTGAAACTGAAAACGGGATATTGCTTTTTAACGACCCACGGCAATTTGGGCGTGTGCGTTTTGATGTGAGTCCCGAAGCTCCGAAATGGTGGGCAGCCCTTCCTCCTGAAGTGCTTTCGAAGGCGTTCAATTTCTCTTATTTCGTTTCTCATTTAAATCGAAGAAAAGGCACTCAACTAAAACCATTTCTATTGATGCAGGATATTTTTCCTGGCGTTGGGAACTGGATGGCCGATGAAATTCTTTGGAGGGCGAGTCTCGCTCCAGGAAGGCGGGTAAAAAGTTTATCCCCGGACGAAAGTCGGCTTATTTTTAATGAAGTTCGATGGGTCTGTAAACATGCCTTAACTATTGTCGGCGATAACTGGGGTGATTTCCCGGACTCCTGGCTATTTAATCACCGTTGGAAAGATGGGGGGATGTGTCCCAAGACCAAACAGTCCTTGAAACGTGAAACTATTGGTGGCCGCACTACTTGTTGGTCACCAGCCTGGCAACAATAG